The Acidobacteriota bacterium region TCGCGGCCGAACAGAACCTGGCCTGCTACCTGCAGTACCGCCTCGGGTACCCGAACCGGGAGGTGCGGCGGGGCCTGAGCCGCGGCCTGCTGCGCTGGCGCCGAACTGGCGCTCGGCGGGCAGCAGCATCGCGCTCCGCCGCGCACTGGCGGCCGAGGACTGGACCGACCTGGAGGCGCTGTTCCGGAAGTTCGTGGCGGGCATCCCCCACGACGAGCGAATTGGTTTCGGGTACCTGGTGCAACGAGCCCGGTCGTGAGTGGGATCTGCTGATCTTCGCGGTGGTGATCGGCATGATCGCAGCCTTCGTGGTCTGGCTGGTCCGCGGACGCCAGTTGCAGCGGTGGGACCTTCGGGCCTCGCCCGTTGCGCCCTCGACGACGGCAATTCTGTGGACAGTGGCGTTGTGCGCCATCATCCCCACCAGCCTGCTGTCGCTTTCGATATACACGGCGGACCCGTGCGCCCCGGAACAGCAGAGGGCAAATGTCGTGTGGCGGTGGGCGGGAGTTGTGGTCGCAGCGGCGGCGTGTCTGGCCGGATTGCAAGTAGCGAAGGCACAGTACGTGAAGGGTAGCAGGCGGTGAAGAACCTGAAGAACACACTGGTCGTCTGTGGCGGCACCGGTGCCCACGTGGCGCTGGCTCTGGTCCGACTGCACACGCTTGACCATGCGCTCGGGTTCTTCCGCCAGCCGCACGGCAAGCCGCTCGCCTTCCCGACGCTCTACCTCGTGGATCAAGATTCCGGGGACGGCGCCACCGAAACAACCGCGTGGCAGCTTGTCCGCCGGTTCGTCGCCGCCCACCCGAGCCGCCACAACTGGCAGGGGGCGATCGGCAGTTCCGATCCCCCCGGAACTCAAGATCGTCACGCCGTTGCCGGTAGGCAGCGACCGGGCGTGGTTCAACCCGCCGTACGAGACCCTCGGGCGACGCTTCGCTGATTCGCCCTGGCTCGACCTGCTTGTGTCGCGAGAGCAGCGCGACATCCGCTTCTCCCACGGCATGATGGGGTCGCCCGCGGTCGGTTCGCTGCTGTTCCGCCTCAAGGAGTTCGACACAAGGCAAAGCGGCACCAACCATGACGGCACCTACCACGAATTGTTGAGCGCACGGGGGCGGGTGGCGGTTGTCGGATCGGCAAACCTCTGCCGGCATCGCCCCGCGTCGCAATGCGACTCGGGGGCATGGCGGGGATCGTGCAGGAACGCCGACGCCGAGCCGACGCCGAGATGCACCCGGAGACGCGCGGGACGCCGGGAGTATGATGCCGTGTGGACCGACGCAAGCTCCCCACCGGCATCCAGACCTTCCGCCGCATCCGGGAGGAAGACTACTACTACGTCGACAAGACCTCCTACGCCCAACGGATTGCGCAGAACGGCGGCACCCACTACTTCCTGTCGCGACCCCGCCGGTTCGGCAAGAGCCTGTTCGTGGACACTCTCAAGGAGCTGTACGAGGGCAACGAGCCGTTGTTCCGCGGACTAGCCGTCCACGACACGTGGGACTGGTCGAAGCGCCATCCCGTCGTGCGGCTGAGCTTCGCCGGCGGCAACTTCAGGAGGCCCGGCGAACTGCAGGCGAGCGCCATGCAACAAATCGGCGCGGTGGAGCACCGGGCCGGACTGCCGGCCTCCGAGGTTCCTACCCCCGCGGGACGGTTCGCCGACCTTCTGGAGGCGCTGCACGAACGCACCCGTGAGCGCGTCGTCGTCCTGGTGGACGAGTACGACAAGCCGATCCTGAACGCGCTGGAGGGATCGGCGCCTTCGGACGGGCGCGGCGAAACGCCTGCCGACGCCAACGCGCAGGCGACCGCCAACCGCGACGACCTGCGCGGGCTCTACGGTACCCTCAAGGACTGCGACGCCCACGTCGAGTTCACCTTCATCACCGGCGTCAGCAAGTTCTCCAAGGTCAGTCTCTTCTCCGACCTCAACTTCCTAATCGACCTCACCCTGAATCCGCGCTACGCGGCCATCTGCGGCTACACCGAGGAAGACCTCGACTCCGTGTTCGCACCCGAGCTCCCCGGCCTCGATCGAGACCAGATCCGCGCTTGGTACAACGGCTACAGCTGGCGCGGGAACGAGAACGTCTACAACCCGTGGGCCATCCTCCACCTGTTCGCCAGCCGCGAGTTCAAGGCCCACTGGTTCGAGACCGCTACGCCCCGCTTCCTCATCGACGCGCTGATCGGACGCGGCTTCTCCGCCCCCGCCCTCGAGAGCCTGCACGCCGACGACGACCTGCTGTCGGCCTTCGACGTGGCGTCGATGGCGACCGAGGCGCTGCTGTTCCAGACCGGCTACCTGACCATCGCGGCCGAAGATAAGGACCCGGACGGCGTGCCCCTGTACCTCCTGGGTTATCCGAACCGGGAAGTGCGGCGCGGACTGAACCGCGGCCTGCTCGACGCACTGGCGCCGAACTGGCGGTCGACAGGGAGCGGCATCGCGCTCCGCCGCCTGCTGGCGGCCGAGGACTGGGCCGGACTGGAAGCGTTGTTTCGCAAGCTGCTGGCGGGCATCCCCCACGACTGGCACCGGCGCAACGACATCGCGCGTTACGAGGGCTACTGGTCGAGCGTCTTCTATGCCTGGTTCCAGGCGTCGATGGACGGCGTGGCGGTGGAGGACGCCACCAGCCGCGGGCGCCTGGACATGGCGGTGGTGCTGGGCGACAGCGCGTTCCTTTTCGAGCTCAAGGTGGCCGAGCGCGGGGCGGGGAGTGCCCGGCCGGCAGGAGCGGCGGCAGACGCCCGACCGGCGAGCGCGACGAGCGAGCCTGCCTCACACACGGACAGCGCGGCGCTGGCGCAGTTGACGGCGCGCCGCTACGCGGACAAGTACCGAGCGCCGGGCCGCAACGTTCACCTGATCGGCGTGGAGGTCAGCGCCGAGACACGCGACATCACCGCGTTCGACGTGGCGCCCGCCTGAGGGCCCCGATGAATAGAATGCCCTGGTGGACAGGCGCAAGCTCCCGATCGGGATCCAGACGTTCCGCCAGATCCGCGAGGAGGACTACTACTACGTCGACAAGACCGCCTACGCTTGCCGGATCGGGGAAGACGCCGGAAAGCACCTCTTCCTGTCTCGACCCCGCCGGTTCGGCAAGAGCCTGTTCGTGGACACCGTCAAGGAGCTGTACGAGGGCAACGAGCCCTTGTTCCGCGGACTGGCCGTCCACGACGCGTGGGACTGGTCGAAACGCCATCCTGTCGTGCGGCTGAGCTTCGCCGGCGGCAACTTCAAGCGGCCGGGCGAGCTGCACGCGAGCGTCATGCGGCAACTCGCTGCGTGCGAACGCCGGGCCGGGCTGCCGGCCTCAGACGTTCCCACGCCCGCGGGACGCTTCGCCGACCTTCTGGAGGCGCTGCACGACCGGACGGGCGAGCGCGGCGTCGTCCTGGTGGACGAGTACGACAAGCCGATCCTGGACGCGCTGGAAGGACCGGCGCCTGCCGGCGAGCGCGGCGAAATGCCCGCCGCCGCCAACGCGCAGGCGATCGCCAACCGCGACGACCTGCGCGGGCTGTACGGCACCATCAAGGACTGCGACGCGCACGTCGAGCTCACCTTCATCACCGGTGTGAGCAGGTTCAGCAAGGTGAGCCTGTTCTCCGGACTGAACAACCTCACCGATCTCACCCTGAACCCGCACTACTCGGCGATCTGCGGTTACACGGATGCAGACCTCGACACGGTGTTCGCGCCGGAGTTGCCAGGGCTGGAGCGCGACGAGATCCGCGCCTGGTACAACGGCTACGCTTGGCGGGGAAGCGAGAACGTCTACAACCCCTACGCCATCCTGCATCTCTTCGCCAGCCGGGAGTTCGAGGCGCACTGGTTCGAGACCGCGACGCCGCGCTTCCTGATCGACACCCTGCTCCGGCACGGCTTCGCGGCCCCGGACCTCGAGAACGTCCACGCCGACGCCGCCCTGCTGTCGACCTTCGACGTGGACGCCATGCCTGCGGAGGCGCTGCTGTTCCAGACCGGCTACCTGACCATCGTGGACGAGGAGCGGCGCGACGGGAGAACGCTGTACCGGCTCGCGTACCCGAACCGGAAGGTGCGGCGCGGCCTGAACGACAGCCTGCTGGACGCACTGGCACCGAGCTGGCGGTCGGCGGGAGACGCTGGCGCGCTCCGCCGCCTTCTCTCGGTGCAGGATTGGACCGGCGTCGAATCGCTGTTCCGGCGGCTGCTGGCCGGCATTCCGCACGACTGGCACCGCCGGAACGACATCGCCCGCTACGAGGGGTACTGGTCGAGCGTCTTCTACGCCTGGTTCCGGGCCTCCCTGGACCACCTGGCCGTGGAGGACGCCACCAGCCGCAGCCGACTGGACATGGCATTGCGACTCGAGGAAGACGTCTACCTGTTCGAGTTCAAGGTGGCCGGGCGTTCGGAGCAGGGTGCGGCCCTGGCGCAGTTGAAGGCGCGCCGCTACGCGGACAAGTACCGCGCGCCGGGCCGTACGGTCCACCTCATCGGCGTGGAGGTCAGTGCCGAGACGCGCGACATCACGGCGTTCGACGTCGAGCCCGCCTGATGGCCGCCCGAACGCGGCCGGGGCAGGCTGGAGTCGGCCCCGTGCGCTCCCCAACGCGGAACGCTCGACGCGAGATTGGCCGGACTGTCCGCTACACCCCCGTCAGCGGCCCCGTGCTGTCGGAGATCCGGTCCACCTTCACGCCTACCTTCTCGAGCAGGGTCAGCCCGAGGTTCATGAACGGCGTGTGCATCTCGTAGACGAGGTGCCGGTTGCCGTCGAGCTGGCCGGCGCCGCCGCCCATCAACGTGATCGGCAGGTTGTACGGCGTGTGCTGATCGCCGTCGCCCATGCCCGCCCCATGCAGAAGGATGCTGTGATCGAGCAGCGTGCCGTCACCGTCCGGCGTGTTGCGCATCTTCTCGACCAGCTTTGAGAAGAGCGTCATCTGGTACTGGCTGATCTTCGTGTACTGCGCGATGTTGTGCGGATCCTGCTGGTGGTGCGACACCGTGTGGTGCGCCTCCGGCACGCCTATGTTCGGATAGGTCCGCCCGCTGGTCTCGCGCGCCATCTGCATGCAGCTCACGCGGGTGATGTCGGCCTGGAAGGCCAGCACCAGCATGTCCTGCAGCAGCCCGACGTGCTCCTCGTAGTCGTCGGGGACGCCGGCCGGCTGGTCGACGGCGGGCAGCGGCGTCGTGGTGTTGGTCTCCTCGGTGCGCTGGATGCGCCGCTCGATGGCGCGGATCGACTGCAGGTACTCGTCGACGGCGGCGCGGTCCTGGGCGCCCACCTTCCGCTCCAGGCGGTGGATGCTGTCGGTGACCGAGTCGAGGATGCTGCGGTCGGTCTTCATCTGCGCGAGGCGCGCCTCGACGCTGCCGCCGTCGCCGAACAGGCGCTGGAAGACGACGCGCGGGTCGCGCTCGTGGGGCAGCGGGGTCGTCGGCGTGAGCCACGACGTGGAATTGCGGTAGGCGCAGCTATAGCCGTTCTCGCAGTTGCCCACCTGGTAGTTCGACTCGGTGGTCAGCTCCAGCGAGCGCAGCGCCGTGTCCGCTCCCAGCTTGTCCGCCGCGTACTGGTCGATGGTCTTGCCGGCGCGGATGTCGGCCCCTTCGGTGCGCTTCGGCAGGATGCCGTTGAGCCAGCCGCCGTGCGCGCGCGTGTGGACGCCGCCGCCCTCGTTGGGGCTCACGACGCCGGCGTTGCTCAGGCCGGTCACCACCGTCATGCGATCGCGGTAGGGCGTCAACGGGCCGAGCACCGGGGTCAGATCGAAGTCCGAGCCGCCGTTCCCCTGTGGATGGAAGTTGCGCGGCAGCATCCCGTTCGGCACGTAGAAGAACGCAAGCCGCGGCACGGACGCCGTCACCGACCGGGCGGCGGCCGAAAGCGCCGGCACCATGGCGTCGAGCAGCGGCAGGGCGACGGTGGCGCCGAGGCCGCGGAGCACGGTCCGGCGAGACAGCGACTTCTGGGTGACGATCATGACTGCGCTCTCCTCATCAGGAACGGGTCACTCTTGACGATGCCGAGAATGACGGTCTGGAACCGGTAGTCGTCGGCCGCCGCCGCCCGCACGATGCGGCGCAGCGTCGGCATGTCGTTGGCCTCGAGCCCGCGGCCGAGGGCGTAGGTCATCAGCTTCTCGGTCACGGTGGTCACGAACTGCCCGGCGTTGTCGGCCAGCGCCCGGCGCATCCCGGCGACGTCGGCGAAAGCGCGGCCGTCGGGCAGCACGCCGGACGGGTCGATCGCGTTGAACGACTCGTCGACGACCCGCCAGCGGCCGATGGCGTCGAAGTTCTCCAGCGCGAACCCGGTCGGGTCGATCATCGAGTGGCAGGCCGAGCAGGCCGGGTTGTTGCGGTGCGCCTCCATGCGCGCGCGCAACGTCGGCCGCTTCGCCTGGGTCCTCTGGTCGTTCAGGGCCGGGATGTTCGGCGGCGGATCCGGGGGCGGCGTCCCCAGCAGGTTGTCCAGGATCCACTTGCCGCGCAGCACCGGCGACGTGCGGATGGCGTGCGACGTCAGCGTCAGGATGCTGCCGTGCCCCAGGATGCCGCGCCGGTTACCGTCGGCCGGCAGGTCGACGCGCCGGAAGTGGCTTCCGGTGACCCCCGGGATCCCGTAGTGCTCGGCGAGCCGCTCGTTGAGGAACGTGTAGTCGGCGGTCAGCAGCTCGACCATGCCGCGGTCGTCGCGCACGATGCGGTCGACGAAGAGCTCGGTCTCGCGCAGCATGCTCTGGCGCAACGACTCGTCGAAGGCGACCGAGAACGGATCGCCCGGCCGCACCGTGGTCTCCAGGTTGCGGAGCTGCAGCCACTGCGCGGCGAAGTTGGTGGTCAGCGTCTGGGAGCGCGGGTCGGCCACCATCCGGCGCACCTGCCGCTCCAGCTCGTCCGGATCGCTCAGCCGGCCCTGCTCGGCCGCGTCGAGCAGCTCGTCGTCCGGGA contains the following coding sequences:
- a CDS encoding AAA family ATPase encodes the protein MDRRKLPTGIQTFRRIREEDYYYVDKTSYAQRIAQNGGTHYFLSRPRRFGKSLFVDTLKELYEGNEPLFRGLAVHDTWDWSKRHPVVRLSFAGGNFRRPGELQASAMQQIGAVEHRAGLPASEVPTPAGRFADLLEALHERTRERVVVLVDEYDKPILNALEGSAPSDGRGETPADANAQATANRDDLRGLYGTLKDCDAHVEFTFITGVSKFSKVSLFSDLNFLIDLTLNPRYAAICGYTEEDLDSVFAPELPGLDRDQIRAWYNGYSWRGNENVYNPWAILHLFASREFKAHWFETATPRFLIDALIGRGFSAPALESLHADDDLLSAFDVASMATEALLFQTGYLTIAAEDKDPDGVPLYLLGYPNREVRRGLNRGLLDALAPNWRSTGSGIALRRLLAAEDWAGLEALFRKLLAGIPHDWHRRNDIARYEGYWSSVFYAWFQASMDGVAVEDATSRGRLDMAVVLGDSAFLFELKVAERGAGSARPAGAAADARPASATSEPASHTDSAALAQLTARRYADKYRAPGRNVHLIGVEVSAETRDITAFDVAPA
- a CDS encoding ATP-binding protein, with translation MDRRKLPIGIQTFRQIREEDYYYVDKTAYACRIGEDAGKHLFLSRPRRFGKSLFVDTVKELYEGNEPLFRGLAVHDAWDWSKRHPVVRLSFAGGNFKRPGELHASVMRQLAACERRAGLPASDVPTPAGRFADLLEALHDRTGERGVVLVDEYDKPILDALEGPAPAGERGEMPAAANAQAIANRDDLRGLYGTIKDCDAHVELTFITGVSRFSKVSLFSGLNNLTDLTLNPHYSAICGYTDADLDTVFAPELPGLERDEIRAWYNGYAWRGSENVYNPYAILHLFASREFEAHWFETATPRFLIDTLLRHGFAAPDLENVHADAALLSTFDVDAMPAEALLFQTGYLTIVDEERRDGRTLYRLAYPNRKVRRGLNDSLLDALAPSWRSAGDAGALRRLLSVQDWTGVESLFRRLLAGIPHDWHRRNDIARYEGYWSSVFYAWFRASLDHLAVEDATSRSRLDMALRLEEDVYLFEFKVAGRSEQGAALAQLKARRYADKYRAPGRTVHLIGVEVSAETRDITAFDVEPA
- a CDS encoding DUF1552 domain-containing protein, which codes for MIVTQKSLSRRTVLRGLGATVALPLLDAMVPALSAAARSVTASVPRLAFFYVPNGMLPRNFHPQGNGGSDFDLTPVLGPLTPYRDRMTVVTGLSNAGVVSPNEGGGVHTRAHGGWLNGILPKRTEGADIRAGKTIDQYAADKLGADTALRSLELTTESNYQVGNCENGYSCAYRNSTSWLTPTTPLPHERDPRVVFQRLFGDGGSVEARLAQMKTDRSILDSVTDSIHRLERKVGAQDRAAVDEYLQSIRAIERRIQRTEETNTTTPLPAVDQPAGVPDDYEEHVGLLQDMLVLAFQADITRVSCMQMARETSGRTYPNIGVPEAHHTVSHHQQDPHNIAQYTKISQYQMTLFSKLVEKMRNTPDGDGTLLDHSILLHGAGMGDGDQHTPYNLPITLMGGGAGQLDGNRHLVYEMHTPFMNLGLTLLEKVGVKVDRISDSTGPLTGV